One region of Caldimonas thermodepolymerans genomic DNA includes:
- a CDS encoding type B 50S ribosomal protein L31 codes for MKEGIHPEYREVCFVDQSNGFKFVTRSCVNTKETIKMEDGRELPLFKLETTSESHPFYTGTQKSVDSLGGRVEKFRNKFARVGLKK; via the coding sequence ATGAAAGAAGGCATCCACCCCGAATACCGCGAAGTCTGCTTCGTGGATCAGTCCAACGGCTTCAAGTTCGTGACGCGTTCCTGCGTGAACACGAAGGAAACCATCAAGATGGAAGATGGCCGCGAGCTGCCGCTGTTCAAGCTGGAAACCACCAGCGAGTCGCACCCCTTCTACACCGGCACGCAGAAGAGCGTCGACTCCCTGGGCGGCCGCGTCGAGAAGTTCCGCAACAAGTTCGCCCGCGTGGGCCTCAAGAAGTAA